The Chryseobacterium geocarposphaerae genome window below encodes:
- the asnS gene encoding asparagine--tRNA ligase has product MKKQTIKEILQDYKKVLHHDITVYGWVRAFRSNRFIALNDGSTINNLQIVVDFENFDEEIISKISTAASLKVVGEVVESQGAGQTVEIIAKKIIILGDNFTEERDKTILQPKKHSLETLREQAHLRFRTNLFGAVFRVRHAVSFAVHSFFNQNQFFYINTPVITGADAEGAGEMFGVTNFDLNNIPRDEQGDIDFSQDFFGRKTNLTVSGQLEGETAAMGLGRIYTFGPTFRAENSNTTRHLAEFWMIEPEVAFNNLEDNIDLAEDFLKYVIQYVLDNCKDDLEFLDKRFAEEQKGKAEKDRAKEGLIEKLENVVAKRFKRVSYTEAIEILMNSKENKKGKFVYPVENWGTDLQSEHERYLVEKHFESPVVLFDYPKEIKAFYMKLNDDNKTVAAMDVLFPGIGEIIGGSEREARLDVLKQKMTEMHVDEHELWWYLDTRKFGSVPHAGFGLGLERLVLFVTGMTNIRDVIPFPRTPKNAEF; this is encoded by the coding sequence ATGAAAAAGCAGACAATTAAGGAAATCCTACAGGATTACAAGAAAGTATTACATCATGACATTACGGTTTACGGTTGGGTAAGAGCGTTCCGTTCAAATCGCTTCATTGCGCTTAATGATGGTTCTACGATTAATAATTTGCAAATAGTTGTTGATTTCGAAAATTTCGACGAAGAGATTATTAGTAAAATCAGTACTGCGGCTTCTTTGAAAGTGGTAGGTGAAGTTGTGGAAAGCCAGGGAGCGGGACAGACGGTAGAGATCATCGCTAAAAAGATTATTATTTTAGGAGACAACTTTACTGAGGAAAGAGATAAAACGATTCTTCAGCCTAAGAAGCATTCATTGGAAACGTTGAGAGAGCAGGCTCACCTAAGATTCAGGACCAACTTATTCGGAGCGGTTTTCAGAGTGCGTCATGCAGTAAGTTTTGCGGTACATTCATTCTTTAATCAAAACCAGTTTTTTTATATCAATACCCCTGTAATTACGGGAGCTGATGCGGAAGGAGCTGGAGAAATGTTTGGAGTGACCAACTTTGATCTAAATAATATTCCAAGAGATGAGCAGGGAGATATCGATTTCTCTCAGGATTTCTTTGGAAGAAAAACTAATTTAACGGTTTCCGGGCAGCTTGAAGGGGAAACTGCAGCGATGGGATTGGGAAGAATTTATACGTTCGGACCTACTTTCCGTGCAGAAAACTCAAACACAACCCGTCACTTGGCAGAATTCTGGATGATCGAGCCGGAAGTTGCTTTCAACAACCTTGAAGACAACATCGATTTGGCAGAAGATTTTCTGAAATATGTGATTCAGTATGTACTGGATAATTGCAAAGATGATTTGGAGTTCCTGGACAAGCGTTTTGCTGAAGAACAAAAAGGAAAAGCAGAAAAAGACAGAGCAAAAGAAGGATTGATCGAGAAACTTGAAAATGTTGTTGCTAAGCGTTTCAAGAGAGTTTCTTATACAGAAGCGATTGAGATCCTAATGAACTCTAAGGAAAATAAAAAAGGAAAATTCGTTTATCCGGTTGAAAACTGGGGAACCGATCTTCAGTCTGAACACGAAAGATATCTGGTTGAAAAACATTTCGAAAGTCCTGTAGTTCTGTTTGATTATCCGAAAGAAATCAAGGCATTCTATATGAAGCTGAATGATGATAATAAAACCGTTGCGGCAATGGATGTCCTTTTCCCTGGAATCGGAGAGATCATCGGAGGTTCCGAAAGAGAAGCAAGACTAGATGTTCTGAAACAGAAAATGACAGAGATGCATGTAGATGAACATGAGCTTTGGTGGT
- a CDS encoding CDP-alcohol phosphatidyltransferase family protein yields the protein MKTIPYILIIIRFLLAPIILFLAYFQGIESRFLLLSLMYFGLLTDIFDGIIARKIGASSEKLRRLDSQTDLVFWLSLGFAAYFLNLELIKSEWEGILLILLMEALCYVVSILKFGKETCTHAFLSKMWGISLLIAFTYLIGFQQAGWAFYLTVILGFISHIDVIMIILFLPKWQYDVPSSYHAWKIRNGKQRKKSIFFN from the coding sequence ATGAAAACAATACCCTATATTTTAATTATCATAAGATTTCTTCTTGCTCCAATTATTCTCTTCTTGGCTTATTTTCAAGGTATAGAATCACGATTCTTACTTCTCTCTTTAATGTATTTTGGATTGTTAACAGATATTTTCGACGGCATTATTGCCCGGAAAATTGGAGCTTCTTCGGAAAAATTAAGAAGATTAGACAGTCAGACTGACTTGGTTTTCTGGCTTTCGTTAGGATTTGCAGCCTATTTTCTGAATCTAGAATTGATAAAAAGTGAATGGGAAGGAATTCTTTTGATCCTGTTAATGGAAGCTTTGTGCTATGTTGTAAGTATTCTGAAATTCGGTAAGGAAACCTGTACTCATGCTTTTTTATCGAAAATGTGGGGAATAAGTCTGCTGATTGCCTTTACTTATTTAATTGGATTTCAGCAGGCAGGTTGGGCTTTTTATTTGACGGTTATATTAGGTTTTATTTCTCATATTGATGTTATCATGATTATTTTATTCCTTCCAAAGTGGCAGTATGATGTTCCCAGCTCTTACCATGCGTGGAAAATCCGGAATGGGAAACAGCGTAAAAAGTCAATTTTCTTTAATTAA
- a CDS encoding LA_2272 family surface repeat-containing protein, producing MQKTRLIALTPLNDKIGKVNGLAIGLGFDSEHIIKEQNVKLLQKVNGLNIDVNALGFLLWMFYDPAKGENTEFIKINGLNISAAGYLRGVSHNGMSISLYNYGHTMNGISGTLFTTYIEKGNGIFASSLGVYSKELNGMSLSVFNDAEMVRGTQIGGYNAGDDVKGLQIGLVNTSKKLKGLQIGLWNKNGKRSLPIINF from the coding sequence GTGCAAAAAACGAGATTGATTGCTTTAACTCCTTTGAATGATAAAATTGGTAAAGTAAATGGATTGGCAATCGGATTGGGTTTTGATTCTGAACATATTATTAAAGAACAAAATGTAAAATTGCTCCAAAAAGTGAATGGATTAAATATAGATGTTAATGCTTTAGGATTTTTATTGTGGATGTTTTACGATCCTGCAAAAGGCGAAAATACAGAGTTTATAAAGATTAACGGACTTAATATTTCTGCTGCGGGATACTTACGAGGAGTGAGTCATAACGGGATGAGTATTTCTCTTTACAATTATGGTCATACGATGAATGGTATATCGGGTACTCTATTTACAACTTATATTGAAAAAGGAAACGGAATTTTTGCCTCTTCGTTGGGTGTCTATTCAAAGGAGCTCAATGGAATGAGTCTTTCAGTTTTCAATGATGCAGAAATGGTAAGAGGAACACAGATTGGTGGATATAATGCTGGTGATGACGTAAAAGGGCTGCAGATTGGCTTAGTAAATACATCTAAAAAATTGAAAGGGCTGCAAATTGGTCTGTGGAACAAAAATGGAAAAAGAAGTTTACCCATAATTAATTTTTAA
- a CDS encoding helix-turn-helix domain-containing protein: MRKKIKINKYICENHKTMHHELLLREIRKRIGDKSLNDEIANILNISYDAAHRRTSQKAKFSFEEALELAKYYQISLDQFLTSDHQILVRKTSAVTQTEDLQSFFQNNLSIFENLPLSDEMTIYYSAKDIPFFYTLSDTLLSRFKIYVWMNLLNAKQVFVPFLQFSPPQFEADTKELRKKYEEQHVAELWNDMTISSILQQVLFYYDTRLLKRNEAHIILQELNELIEFIEKKTENNPKFHLYENELMHLSNDIFFHHPQQSLFALPTNMFGYILINDAKTCNETLNYFEHQIKNSKSLNTSGNRDRKIFFNKMYQQIENLTQKL, translated from the coding sequence ATGCGAAAAAAAATTAAAATAAATAAGTACATTTGTGAAAATCACAAAACCATGCATCATGAACTTTTACTGAGGGAAATCCGAAAAAGAATTGGCGACAAATCATTGAATGATGAGATTGCCAATATCCTGAATATAAGCTATGATGCTGCCCACAGAAGAACCTCACAGAAGGCAAAATTCAGTTTTGAAGAAGCTTTGGAGCTGGCTAAATATTATCAGATTTCTTTAGATCAGTTTCTTACTTCCGACCATCAGATCCTGGTTCGGAAAACTTCAGCAGTTACCCAAACGGAAGATTTACAGTCTTTTTTTCAGAATAACCTCAGTATTTTTGAAAATTTGCCGCTTTCCGATGAGATGACTATTTATTATTCCGCGAAAGACATTCCGTTTTTCTATACACTTTCGGATACCTTACTTTCCCGTTTCAAAATATATGTATGGATGAATCTGCTGAATGCCAAACAGGTTTTTGTACCATTTTTACAGTTCTCCCCTCCTCAGTTTGAAGCTGACACGAAGGAACTAAGAAAAAAATACGAAGAACAGCATGTTGCTGAATTATGGAATGACATGACTATTTCCAGTATTTTACAACAGGTCTTATTCTATTACGACACCCGGCTTTTAAAAAGAAATGAAGCACACATCATTCTACAGGAGCTGAATGAATTAATAGAGTTTATTGAGAAAAAAACTGAAAACAATCCGAAATTTCATCTCTATGAAAACGAGCTGATGCATCTTTCCAATGACATCTTTTTTCATCACCCTCAACAGTCACTTTTTGCTTTACCAACAAATATGTTCGGATATATTTTGATTAATGATGCCAAAACCTGCAACGAAACGCTAAATTATTTTGAGCATCAAATCAAAAATTCAAAATCACTGAACACTTCAGGAAATCGCGATAGGAAAATATTTTTCAATAAAATGTACCAGCAAATTGAAAATTTAACCCAAAAACTATAA
- a CDS encoding helix-turn-helix domain-containing protein: MKSLRHGEFFGQTNETLNFDGVTITDTEYTHSFVDWHYHENPYLTFLLQGNMTEGNKKEIYDCSAGTLLYHHWEDAHYNIKPDVFTRGFHIEITEDWFERFHVPKTQVEGSFTIKNPAIKLLMHQIFKETKLNDDFPDLSVHQLLLNLFDQLSNQKSDTKKKPAWVKQLDEILHEHFTEKLNLVELSQTLNIHPAHLSRDFQKYFQCNLGEYLRKLKVERSLQLLNEFESLSEVALECGFSDQNHFIRCFKANIGVTPWKYRNILK; the protein is encoded by the coding sequence ATGAAAAGCCTTCGTCATGGTGAATTTTTCGGGCAGACTAACGAAACTCTCAATTTCGATGGAGTTACTATTACGGATACAGAATACACCCATTCTTTTGTTGATTGGCATTATCATGAAAACCCTTATCTTACGTTTCTCCTACAGGGAAATATGACGGAAGGCAACAAAAAAGAAATATATGATTGCTCAGCAGGAACATTGCTTTATCATCATTGGGAAGATGCACATTACAATATAAAGCCAGATGTTTTTACCCGTGGATTTCACATCGAAATTACAGAAGATTGGTTTGAAAGATTTCACGTTCCGAAAACTCAAGTTGAAGGAAGCTTTACTATTAAAAACCCTGCCATAAAGTTGTTGATGCATCAGATTTTCAAAGAAACAAAATTAAATGATGATTTTCCTGATCTTTCTGTTCATCAACTTTTATTAAATCTTTTTGATCAATTATCAAATCAAAAAAGCGATACAAAAAAGAAGCCAGCCTGGGTAAAACAACTTGATGAAATTTTGCATGAACATTTTACAGAAAAATTGAATTTAGTTGAGCTTTCCCAAACATTAAATATTCATCCAGCACATTTGAGCAGAGATTTTCAGAAGTATTTTCAATGTAATCTGGGAGAATATCTGAGAAAATTAAAGGTTGAAAGATCCTTACAACTTTTGAATGAATTTGAGTCTTTATCGGAAGTTGCATTGGAGTGCGGATTTTCAGACCAGAATCATTTTATCCGTTGTTTTAAGGCAAATATCGGAGTTACACCTTGGAAATATCGGAATATTTTGAAATAG
- a CDS encoding serine hydrolase domain-containing protein produces MKLIILFFLILISSLSFGQASNIIEPEKIENSVQKNHLNRIMFLDRVISLENIKESDFLKTMTFHEDKDFDIRIFLSNSLVNYLHQLEPHLPADELLKNRNYQFNFIIDGKLIYAENLNPGAGTAESKKIKTNFRIPFISATNEDSWGRYLWMRFYLANGGIDALEPGNHILKIEIKPYLKTSALKVGNVIAQGEIQLIIPKKSISEQQIAVQKIKPGSGWKVSEEKFSTERIRALNQKIAENRFRDITGIVMIKDEKLLLEEYFNGYKRDSLNDTRSVGKSFSSALMGIAIQDGFIKSENQSLKEFYNVRQFKNYSSKKDSVTIKSLLTMSSAFNGNDEDYESPGNEENMYPTKNWVTFTLDLPMTQNKIGKNWNYFTAGVVVTGDILDKSVPNGLENYADKKLFQPLGIKEYKWQFTPQQKPSLAGGLRMKALDLAKFGQLYKNNGTWNGKRILEKVWIKKSFTNYFTENKDFEGYGYLFWRKVYKVGNKAFESYQSSGNGGNKIIIFTEIPVVIVITAKAYNKPYAHSQVDKIVQDYLLPSIYN; encoded by the coding sequence ATGAAACTCATCATCTTATTTTTTTTAATTCTAATTTCAAGTTTGTCTTTTGGCCAAGCTTCAAACATTATTGAGCCGGAAAAAATTGAAAATTCCGTTCAGAAAAATCATTTGAACAGAATTATGTTTTTAGACAGAGTCATTTCTCTAGAAAATATAAAAGAAAGTGATTTCTTAAAAACCATGACATTTCATGAGGATAAGGATTTTGATATCCGTATCTTCCTCAGTAATTCATTGGTCAATTACTTACATCAGCTCGAACCCCATTTACCTGCAGATGAACTCTTGAAAAACAGAAATTATCAATTTAATTTCATCATTGACGGAAAACTGATATATGCTGAAAATCTGAATCCGGGAGCAGGAACCGCAGAAAGCAAAAAAATCAAAACAAATTTTAGAATTCCTTTTATAAGCGCGACAAACGAAGATTCCTGGGGAAGATATTTATGGATGCGGTTTTATCTTGCAAACGGTGGAATTGATGCGCTAGAACCTGGAAATCATATCTTGAAAATTGAAATAAAACCTTACTTAAAAACTTCAGCCTTGAAGGTAGGAAATGTAATTGCTCAAGGAGAAATTCAATTAATCATTCCTAAAAAAAGTATTTCTGAACAACAAATTGCGGTCCAGAAAATCAAACCCGGAAGTGGCTGGAAAGTTTCTGAAGAAAAGTTCAGCACTGAACGGATAAGAGCTTTAAATCAAAAAATAGCAGAAAACAGGTTTCGGGATATTACCGGAATCGTTATGATAAAAGATGAGAAACTGCTATTGGAGGAATATTTTAACGGGTACAAAAGAGACAGTTTAAATGATACCCGTTCTGTGGGAAAATCTTTTTCATCCGCATTAATGGGAATTGCGATACAAGATGGCTTTATTAAAAGTGAAAATCAAAGTCTGAAAGAGTTTTATAATGTAAGACAATTCAAAAATTATTCTTCTAAAAAAGACAGCGTTACCATTAAAAGTTTACTCACTATGAGCTCCGCATTTAACGGCAATGATGAAGATTACGAATCTCCCGGAAATGAAGAAAATATGTACCCTACAAAAAATTGGGTAACATTCACCTTAGATTTACCGATGACTCAAAATAAAATAGGGAAAAACTGGAATTATTTCACTGCCGGTGTTGTAGTAACGGGTGATATTCTGGATAAATCAGTTCCCAACGGCTTGGAAAATTATGCCGATAAAAAACTTTTTCAACCTCTCGGAATTAAAGAATACAAATGGCAATTTACACCTCAACAAAAGCCTTCTTTAGCGGGAGGACTAAGGATGAAAGCTTTAGATCTTGCCAAATTCGGACAGCTTTACAAAAATAACGGAACCTGGAACGGTAAGAGAATTTTAGAAAAAGTATGGATCAAAAAATCCTTTACCAATTATTTCACGGAAAATAAAGATTTTGAAGGTTACGGATATCTGTTCTGGAGAAAAGTGTATAAAGTCGGTAACAAAGCATTTGAATCTTACCAGTCCAGCGGAAATGGCGGAAACAAAATTATCATTTTTACAGAAATACCAGTGGTGATCGTTATTACAGCAAAAGCATATAATAAACCTTACGCCCATTCTCAAGTCGACAAAATTGTACAGGATTATTTATTGCCCTCGATTTATAATTAA
- the rimM gene encoding ribosome maturation factor RimM (Essential for efficient processing of 16S rRNA), with translation MRKEDCYLLGKITRRHGLAGNVILKLDTDQPELYNKLESIFVEINGLLVPFFIAKSSWSKLDALNIAFKNSTEALVDQSLGKNVYLPLTSLPKLSGKQFYYHEIIGYNILDENGNDCGVIRSVNDQTAQVYFITNLDGKEVVIPIIKDWILEVNREERFIKMELPEGLIDVFLVPSKKDE, from the coding sequence ATGCGTAAAGAAGATTGCTATTTATTAGGAAAAATCACACGCAGACACGGACTTGCGGGAAATGTAATCCTTAAACTGGATACAGACCAACCCGAGCTTTACAATAAACTGGAATCAATATTCGTTGAAATCAACGGATTATTGGTTCCTTTTTTTATTGCTAAGTCATCATGGAGCAAACTGGATGCTCTTAATATTGCTTTTAAAAACTCTACAGAAGCTCTGGTAGACCAGTCTTTGGGTAAAAATGTTTATTTGCCGTTGACTTCACTGCCAAAACTATCAGGAAAGCAATTCTACTATCACGAAATCATCGGATATAATATTTTAGATGAAAACGGAAATGACTGTGGCGTAATCAGATCTGTAAATGATCAGACAGCACAAGTGTATTTCATTACCAATCTTGATGGAAAGGAAGTGGTAATTCCTATTATTAAAGACTGGATTCTTGAAGTGAACAGAGAAGAAAGATTTATTAAAATGGAACTTCCTGAAGGTCTTATTGATGTCTTTTTAGTTCCTTCTAAAAAAGACGAATAA
- a CDS encoding 30S ribosomal protein S16 has protein sequence MSVKIRLQRHGSKGRPFFHIVVADSRSRRDGRFIEKLGTYNPITNPATIDLNVDSAVKWLNNGAQPTDTARAILSYKGALYKKHLQGGVAKGAFDEAEAEKRFNAWVEAKESKVQGKVEGLATAKADAKKAALEAEVKVNEARIAAAAQAEADAKAAEEAANAPAEEVATEGEAAAESTEENTEA, from the coding sequence ATGTCAGTAAAAATCAGATTACAAAGACACGGATCAAAAGGGAGACCTTTCTTCCACATCGTGGTTGCAGATTCTAGATCAAGAAGAGATGGTAGATTCATCGAAAAACTAGGAACTTACAACCCAATTACTAACCCTGCAACTATCGATTTGAATGTTGATTCTGCTGTGAAGTGGTTAAACAACGGTGCTCAGCCAACTGATACTGCAAGAGCTATCCTTTCTTACAAAGGTGCACTTTACAAAAAACACTTACAAGGTGGTGTTGCTAAAGGAGCTTTTGATGAGGCTGAAGCTGAAAAAAGATTCAATGCTTGGGTAGAAGCTAAAGAATCTAAAGTACAAGGTAAAGTAGAAGGTTTGGCTACGGCTAAAGCTGATGCTAAGAAAGCTGCTTTAGAAGCTGAAGTAAAAGTAAATGAAGCTAGAATCGCTGCTGCTGCACAAGCTGAAGCTGATGCTAAAGCTGCTGAAGAGGCTGCTAATGCACCTGCTGAAGAAGTTGCTACAGAAGGAGAAGCTGCTGCTGAATCTACAGAAGAAAACACTGAAGCTTAA
- a CDS encoding nitroreductase family protein produces the protein MNKAEVLKEIIEQRRSIFPKDYNENEISQEIIDEILHSATLAPNHKRTKPWRFKIFKGQEKAKLALEMQSIYKATQPEQLFLEKKYNDIGFKINKADTVISIVVNFSGMVPEWEEIAAVSMAVQNMYLTCTANGIGCYWSSPKIVDHLKESLTIEENQKCLGLFYMGQI, from the coding sequence ATGAATAAAGCAGAAGTTTTAAAAGAAATCATAGAGCAAAGAAGAAGTATCTTTCCAAAAGATTATAATGAAAATGAAATTTCTCAGGAAATTATTGATGAGATTTTACATTCAGCAACACTGGCTCCCAATCACAAACGTACAAAACCTTGGCGTTTTAAAATATTTAAGGGACAGGAAAAAGCCAAACTGGCTTTAGAAATGCAGTCTATTTACAAGGCAACTCAACCCGAACAACTTTTTCTGGAAAAAAAATATAACGATATTGGTTTTAAAATCAATAAAGCTGATACCGTTATTTCTATTGTAGTTAATTTCAGCGGTATGGTTCCGGAATGGGAAGAAATCGCAGCGGTTTCTATGGCGGTTCAGAATATGTATCTTACCTGTACAGCTAATGGAATAGGGTGTTACTGGAGTTCTCCGAAAATCGTAGATCATCTGAAAGAATCTTTAACAATTGAAGAAAACCAGAAATGCCTGGGGCTTTTCTACATGGGACAAATTTGA
- a CDS encoding GreA/GreB family elongation factor yields the protein MEKIVFEKNDIRNYVKSVIAEKIEKLKNFIEFTQEASRDIKKTPKYDSMREEMQEEIYQMQRQLGALNDLRRNMAKVLTNSTERIQLGSLVITNKARFYISVSLGEFFFEGDRFYAISPESPMAKKMMGMKSGDDFTLNKIHQEIVEVL from the coding sequence ATGGAGAAGATAGTATTTGAAAAAAATGACATAAGAAATTATGTGAAAAGCGTGATTGCTGAAAAGATTGAGAAGCTTAAAAACTTCATTGAATTTACCCAGGAAGCAAGTCGCGATATCAAAAAAACTCCGAAATATGACAGTATGAGAGAAGAAATGCAGGAGGAAATCTACCAGATGCAAAGACAGCTTGGAGCTTTGAATGATTTGAGAAGAAATATGGCGAAGGTTTTAACAAATTCTACTGAACGTATACAGCTGGGTTCTCTGGTAATTACCAATAAAGCCCGTTTTTATATTTCGGTTTCACTGGGTGAGTTTTTCTTTGAGGGTGATCGTTTTTATGCGATTTCCCCGGAAAGTCCGATGGCTAAAAAAATGATGGGGATGAAATCCGGTGATGATTTTACATTAAATAAAATCCATCAGGAGATCGTTGAGGTTTTATAA
- a CDS encoding SRPBCC family protein: MKTILKILGVLILLILVYAVIAILAFGKNYHYEKSIVINAPKEKVWEQVSSMKAFNQWNPWLKLDKSMTLNYTGNAGEVGDKYCWDSQNKDAGAGCQEIKELIPNQKQKTEMIFKKPFEGQATSDIILTPEGNSTKVTWSMDTEQDPMMKIMRPMMDYQMGKSYGEGLDNLKKLVEK; this comes from the coding sequence ATGAAAACGATCTTAAAAATTCTTGGTGTACTTATCCTTCTGATTCTTGTGTATGCTGTGATTGCCATACTGGCTTTCGGCAAAAACTATCATTATGAAAAATCTATTGTTATTAATGCTCCCAAAGAAAAAGTATGGGAACAAGTAAGTTCTATGAAAGCTTTTAACCAATGGAATCCTTGGCTTAAACTTGATAAAAGTATGACACTTAATTATACAGGGAATGCAGGAGAAGTAGGAGATAAGTATTGTTGGGACAGTCAGAATAAAGATGCCGGAGCAGGCTGTCAGGAAATTAAAGAATTGATTCCGAATCAAAAGCAGAAAACGGAAATGATCTTTAAAAAACCATTCGAAGGCCAGGCTACTTCAGATATTATTTTAACACCTGAAGGCAATTCTACAAAAGTAACCTGGAGTATGGACACTGAACAAGATCCGATGATGAAAATAATGAGACCGATGATGGATTATCAGATGGGTAAGTCTTATGGAGAGGGATTGGACAATCTGAAGAAATTGGTAGAAAAATAA
- a CDS encoding M3 family metallopeptidase — translation MNILTEHFNTPYHSAPFNAIKNEDYLPAFKELIQKSEEEINAIVNNPEEPTFTNVIEALAYSGEQLDVVSNIFFNLNSAETSDELQQIAQEVSPILTEYSSKISQNEALFNKIKKVYDEKENYNLNEEQQMLLNETYKGFVRSGALLNEENKEKLKKISMDLSLKSLQFGQNVLASTNNYFKHITNKEDLAGIPDAILEQYAEEAKERNLEGWVVTLQYPSYIPFMTYAENRELRKEIALANGKKSFDGGEFDNQNLIKELLSLKQQKAELLGYGNYADYVLEERMAKSPSKVIDFLNELLVKAKPYADKEIEELKSLAKADGIDELQSYDHAFYAEKLRKAKYDLNDEELKPYFPLNQVQDAVFGLANQLFGLTFEERNDIPKYHEDVKVYEVKENGDYKSLLYVDYFPRKGKRAGAWMTSYKNQYKKDVENSRPHISIVCNFSKPTKDTPSLLTFQEVTTLFHEFGHALHGMLANTQYPTLSGTSVKWDFVELPSQFLENFCYEQEFLKTFAKHYKTGETLPDEKIEKIEHSKNFMEGYQTLRQLGFGLLDMNYHTKVAELENKTVKQFEDEYTKATQLYPTNPETAMSPSFSHIFQGGYSAGYYSYKWAEVLDADAFQYFKENGIFNPEIAAKYKVLLSSGGTKDPMELYKNFRGSEPKVESLLKRAFG, via the coding sequence ATGAATATTTTAACAGAACATTTTAACACACCATATCATTCCGCACCGTTCAATGCTATCAAAAACGAAGATTATCTCCCGGCTTTTAAGGAACTAATTCAAAAATCTGAAGAAGAGATCAATGCTATTGTCAATAATCCTGAAGAACCAACTTTTACAAACGTCATTGAAGCACTAGCATATTCCGGTGAACAGCTTGATGTGGTTTCCAACATATTTTTTAATCTGAATTCCGCTGAGACAAGTGATGAACTACAGCAAATTGCACAGGAAGTTTCTCCGATTTTAACAGAATATTCGTCAAAAATCTCTCAAAACGAAGCTTTGTTTAATAAAATTAAAAAAGTTTACGATGAGAAAGAAAACTACAATCTGAATGAAGAACAACAAATGCTTTTAAATGAAACCTACAAAGGTTTTGTAAGAAGTGGAGCTTTACTGAATGAAGAAAACAAAGAAAAATTAAAGAAAATCAGCATGGATTTATCTTTAAAATCGCTTCAGTTCGGGCAGAATGTATTGGCTTCAACAAATAATTATTTCAAACATATTACAAACAAAGAAGATCTGGCAGGAATTCCGGATGCTATTCTGGAGCAGTATGCTGAAGAAGCTAAAGAAAGAAATCTGGAAGGCTGGGTGGTTACCTTACAATATCCAAGCTATATCCCGTTCATGACCTATGCTGAAAACCGCGAACTGAGAAAAGAAATCGCTTTGGCAAATGGTAAAAAATCTTTTGACGGTGGCGAATTTGACAATCAGAATTTAATTAAAGAGCTTCTTAGTTTAAAACAGCAAAAAGCTGAATTATTAGGATATGGTAATTATGCAGACTATGTTTTGGAGGAAAGAATGGCTAAATCCCCATCAAAAGTTATTGACTTTTTAAATGAATTGTTAGTAAAAGCAAAACCTTATGCAGACAAAGAAATTGAGGAATTAAAATCTTTGGCAAAAGCAGATGGGATTGATGAATTGCAGTCGTATGACCATGCTTTTTATGCTGAAAAACTTCGTAAAGCAAAATATGATCTGAATGATGAAGAATTAAAGCCATATTTCCCTTTAAACCAGGTTCAGGATGCTGTTTTCGGATTAGCAAACCAGCTTTTCGGATTGACTTTTGAGGAAAGAAATGACATTCCGAAATATCATGAAGATGTAAAAGTATATGAAGTAAAAGAAAATGGGGATTATAAATCTTTACTGTACGTTGATTATTTTCCAAGAAAGGGCAAAAGAGCCGGAGCATGGATGACAAGCTATAAAAATCAGTATAAAAAAGATGTTGAAAACTCACGTCCTCATATTTCTATCGTTTGTAATTTCAGCAAACCAACAAAAGATACACCGAGTTTATTAACGTTTCAGGAAGTCACTACCTTGTTCCACGAATTCGGCCATGCCCTTCACGGAATGTTGGCCAACACACAATATCCTACTCTTTCCGGAACTTCTGTGAAATGGGATTTTGTAGAATTACCTTCTCAGTTCCTGGAAAATTTCTGTTATGAGCAAGAGTTCTTAAAAACTTTCGCAAAACATTATAAAACCGGCGAAACTCTTCCTGATGAAAAAATCGAGAAGATAGAACATTCAAAAAATTTCATGGAAGGTTACCAGACTTTGAGACAGCTTGGTTTCGGATTGCTGGATATGAATTACCATACAAAAGTGGCAGAACTGGAGAACAAAACCGTAAAACAGTTTGAAGATGAGTACACAAAAGCAACACAATTGTATCCTACCAATCCTGAAACAGCAATGAGTCCAAGTTTTTCCCACATCTTCCAGGGTGGTTATTCTGCAGGATATTATTCTTACAAATGGGCGGAAGTTCTTGATGCCGATGCTTTCCAGTATTTTAAAGAAAATGGAATTTTCAATCCTGAAATTGCAGCAAAATACAAAGTCCTGCTTTCTTCCGGCGGTACAAAAGATCCTATGGAACTGTATAAAAACTTCAGAGGCAGCGAACCGAAAGTGGAGAGTTTGTTGAAGAGGGCGTTTGGATAG